A window of the Phaseolus vulgaris cultivar G19833 chromosome 5, P. vulgaris v2.0, whole genome shotgun sequence genome harbors these coding sequences:
- the LOC137835472 gene encoding photosystem II repair protein PSB27-H1, chloroplastic, protein MASPTLLTPTSTPKSLAPIKPKPTTVVSATLTPTTGTTQPRRREFLSLTASLVSSVVPLAPAVASSDDEYVKETEDVINKVRTTITLEKNDPNVETAVADLRESSNSWVAKYRREKALLGRASFRDMYSALNAVSGHYISFGPTAPIPAKRRTRILEEVDTAEKALLRGR, encoded by the coding sequence ATGGCTTCCCCAACACTGTTAACCCCAACCTCCACCCCCAAATCACTCGCCCCTATCAAGCCCAAACCAACAACCGTCGTCTCCGCCACCCTCACCCCAACCACCGGCACCACCCAGCCACGCCGCCGCGAATTCTTGTCCCTGACCGCCTCCCTGGTCTCCTCCGTGGTTCCCCTGGCCCCGGCAGTGGCTTCCTCGGACGATGAGTACGTGAAGGAGACAGAGGACGTGATAAACAAGGTGAGGACGACAATCACCTTGGAGAAGAACGACCCGAACGTGGAGACGGCGGTGGCAGATTTGCGAGAAAGTTCAAACTCGTGGGTGGCGAAGTACCGGAGGGAGAAAGCGCTTCTGGGAAGGGCTTCGTTCAGGGACATGTACTCTGCCCTGAATGCTGTCTCCGGACACTACATTAGCTTCGGCCCAACCGCTCCCATTCCCGCCAAACGAAGAACCAGGATCTTGGAGGAGGTGGACACCGCCGAGAAAGCGCTTCTCAGAGGAAGATGA